The DNA region GGGGAGTGATAGTGGAGGATGGTTTTCTGGAGGAGATAGCGATAATGGTTGTAGTAGTAGCGGTTGCAGCAGTAGTGGCTGCAGTGGATGTGGCGGAGGATGCGGAAGTTAGTTCAATAAAAAAGAGAAGTACAAACTTGAGTACTTCTCTTCTAATATTTTTAGTGCTTATGATATAAAAAGGCTTATTGTAACTGAGCCAATTTATTCTTTAGTGTTGTCAAAATTCCACTGATATGACGGTCTAGCTCGGCGCCAGCCATAATTGGGTCTACAGCGGAAATATCGTTTTTATAGTTGTTCTTAACATCTTCCATAAAAGCTTGAAGAGAAACTAGTTGGAAAGTGCTTAGTCTTGTACTGAACTTGTGTTTTACAGCGCTGAATAATTCAGGATCATGATTATTTAAAGCTTGCTTTAGCTTTGGATAATCAGTCTCGAATTCTTCAATAGATATTTTCAAAAATTCTTGATAACCATTCAAATCGCCATCGTAAAGCTCGTCTGTAAAGCTGAAGTCCATAGTATAATTAGAAGTCATATCTCGTATCTTTTTTTTATGATAGTTGGTAGATTATGGGTGAGTCTTCCTTGTGCAGAAATCTAAACTCAAACAAAGATATATTTTTCGCTAGCTAAACTAGGGTCTAACCTCCTAATAATCTTTAAGCTAATTCCTAAGAAATTTGAATTAGGGCGTACTAAATAAAACTACAGTTGTTTTAGAATAATTCCTTACAATATTTTGGCAAATGTTTATTACTCAGGAGAATGTATAGCCAGAGAATAATAAATATGAAATTGGAATTCCTACCGCTAAAATTGAGAAGAAAGTAAATAGTGAAACTTGAAAGCGTCTGTTTGAAGATTCTGTAAGGTTTAGTGTTTTACGGAGTACATCATAAAAATTAAGGCATATCAAACCATAAAGTCCGATGCTAATCCAAATTCCTACATAATAATATTGTCCATTGAAGGCATCAAATAAACAGAGGTGAGAAGGAAGGCCATATATAAATTTGATGTAATGATATTTAATTGCAAAATAAGAACTCAGAGTAAATGCTAGGCTCATCAGCAGTGTCAGCTTACTTTTTCTCCAAAAGAAACAAATGGCGAGTAAGAGGTATGAGCCAATATGCAAACCAATGAGTTGTGTAGAAGAAAAGTTGGATACTGCATTTTGGAAAAAAGCATCTTGTTTGGCACTACTAAATGATAGACTACAACAGGTTGTTATAATATCTGGTGAAATCTCTACATAATATAGTACAGTGAAAACAAGGTCAGTAAGTGCGATAAGCATAGAAGGAAAAACCAACCAATATTTTTTAGGAGTTAGCGGATAGTCAGGTGCTTTATCGTCAATAGCATTCAATACCAAAAAGCTGAAATACACAAACACTCCTCCCATTTTCAAGAATAGTAATGGGTAGCCATATGAATTGAGAGCTAAAGTACCAGCAGCACACATTGCACCCTTTATGATCTGAGGAAGGTGAATATTGACGGTAAAAAGAAAAATTAATAAAAGTAGAATCTGAAAAACTAAGGTAGCCTGAAGAATGGATGCTAAAAGATAAGTCTTGCGTTCCATCTGAAGCTGTTGCTCATCATATTTTGAGGCATTCCAATTCCGAATGAAACCAATAGACTGAAAGCTGGCAAAAACCAATAAAATAACAGAGCAACTACCCCCAATAAGTTGCGTGATCACCCAATGATCTGTTAGCATAACTCCAAGTGTTTTTAGTTTAGGAAGATCAGTATATAAAATACTGTTTTACCTATAAAGTTAGGAGACTATTCAAATGTTTGGAATTTCGAGCCGCGATATAACATTTGTTAATATGCAAAGAAGTGCAAATACTGAAGATAAATGCTAAACATAAACTCTACTATATTCACCTCCTTTCGGATAAAATGAACAGAAACGTTCATGTGTGAGAGGAAAAATAAATTCAATTCGGATTTTTTAGATACAGGATATGAGTACAGATAAACCTTGGATAAACAATTACTTAGAGGGAGTTTCCTCAGAAATTGACCCAGATAAATACAAGTCGATCGTAGAACTGCTAGAGATAAGTGTACTCAAGTTTGCCCAACTTCCCGCTTTTGAGTGTATGGGGAAAAGCATCACTTATCAGCAATTGGATGAATATTCAAAAGCTTTTGCGGCTTACATGCAACATTTAGGATTGGAGAAAGGTGATCGTATTGCTATTCAAATGCCAAACATTCTTCAATATCCAGTGGCTTTGTTTGGCGCTTTAAAGGCAGGACTTACCGTTGTCAATACAAATCCATTGTATACAACTCGTGAAATGGAGCATCAGTTTTCAGATGCAGAAGTGAAGGCTGTGGTAGTTGTTTCAAACTTCGCAAGTAAAGTTGAGCAAGTTCTCAAGACGAACACAAGCATTGAGCATGTCATCATCACCGATATCGGAGATATGTTAGGCTTGTTGAAAGGTACAGTTGTCAACTTGGCGGTGAAGTATCTGAAAAATATGGTTCCTTCCTATTCGATAAAGGGAAGTACAAGCTTCAATAAAATTTTGAAGGAAGGAAAAGACATGTTACTGACTCCAGTAGATATTCAACCAGACGATCATGCTTTTCTTCAATATACAGGTGGTACAACAGGGGTAGCCAAAGGTGCTGTTCTTTCTCATAAAAATATCATTACCAATGTAGAGCAGTGTCAAGCTTGGATGAATCATTTGGAGGAAGGAAAAGAAGTTGTGATAACACCTCTACCTCTTTATCATGTCTTTTCACTTACCGTAAATGGTTTAATGTGTAGTACAAAATTGGGTGCGAAAATCGTTTTGATTACAAACCCAAGAGACATGAAAGGTTTCATAAAAGAACTCAAAAAGCAACCATTTACAGTAATTACTGGAGTAAACACACTCTTCAATGCTTTGCTAAATCAAGGGAAATTTGCAGACTTAGATTTTTCTAACCTTAAACTCGTGATTGCGGGTGGTATGGCTGTAAATACCTCAGTGTCTCAAAGATGGCAAAAGTTGACTGGTAAGCCACTTTTAGAAGGCTATGGACTTACCGAAACCTCTCCTGTAGTGACTTGTCAGCCCTATGCAGGCAAAATTAAAGAAGGTTCTATCGGGATGCCATTCCCGAGTGTAGAGGTTGTTGTAAAGGATGAGGAAGGAAACGATTTACCTCAAGGAGATGTCGGTGAAATCTGTGTGAGAGGTACTCAAGTAACTTCGGGCTATTGGCAAAGAGAAAAAGAAACCGCAGAAGCTTTCTTTGAAGGAAACTGGTTTAGAACTGGTGATGTTGGCTACATGGATGAAGATGGTTACTTCTACATTGTAGATCGAAAAAAGGATATGATCAATGTTTCTGGTTTCAATGTTTACCCAAACGAGATCGAAGATGTATTGATGATGCATGAAGGAGTAGCCGAAGTAGCAGTGATTGGAGTGCCACATGAAAAGTCAATGGAAGCTGTGAAAGCCTTTGTGGTAAAAAAAGATGAACACCTCACAGATGAAATTGTGAAGAAATTCTGTAAGCAAAATCTAACAGCCTACAAGATTCCAAAGTACGTTGAGTTCCGTACTGAACTACCAAAATCCAATGTTGGGAAGGTACTTCGTAAGGATTTGCGCATGGAAGAATTGCAGAAATATGAAAAAATAATGAAAAAAGGAGAAAAATAATTTTTGCAATATATAAACTTGAAAAAGAGTCTTTTATGCGGTTTTTGATGCCCTGAGGGCTCTTTTTGAAGTTTTAATAAATGTGAAAATAGTAGTTTTTTTTGATGCAAAGTTTGCACGTTCGGAAATTGGTCGTACCTTTGCATCGCTTTCAACGGAAACGCAGTTCGAAAGAACGGAAAATTAAGCGAGAATAGCTCAGTTGGTAGAGCACAACCTTGCCAAGGTTGGGGTCGCGGGTTCGAGTCCCGTTTCTCGCTCAATGCCTATCTTAGGCGCCGGGATGGTGGAACTGGTAGACACGCAAGACTTAAAATCTTGTGGCCGCAAGGCCGTGCGGGTTCGATTCCCGCTCCTGGTACTATTTTGGAAAGCGAGAATAGCTCAGTTGGTAGAGCACAACCTTGCCAAGGTTGGGGTCGCGGGTTCGAGTCCCGTTTCTCGCTCTAAAAAGGGATTCGATAGACATCGAATCCCTTTTTTTATTCTTTTTTATATTTCCATTTCTTGGCTATACAAGGGCTTTCTCTTATTTTTGAGTTTTGTGTAAAGCAGCGACGGAGAAAGCGAACTATTAGAAAACCACTTTTTTTTAGCTGAAAATTGAAATTATCAAGAGACAGAAGATAATAGGTATACTATGGCAATCATTAGTAAAATACGAGAGAAATCAGGTTTGGCCGTAGGAGCAATCGCAATTGGTCTTATCGGTTTTGTTGTGGGCGGAGATCTGCTCTCAGGCAATTCAAGATTATTAGGGTCGAACAAGCAAATCGTTGGAGAAATCAACGGGATGGAAATTGACCGTCAAGAGTTCGAAACTGAATTAGAGAGACAACGTGCATTGTACAGCAATCAGCTAGGGCAATATCCTGCTGCTAGAGAAATGCAAATCCTAAGAGACCGTGCTTGGAATGCTTTCATCGAAAAGTATGCGTACGATGCAGAGTATGACAAGCTAGGCTTGAAAGTAACGCCTGAAGAATTGGAAGATATGATCAAGGGGAATAATATCCACCCATACTTGAAGCAATCTCCAATCTTTTTAGATTCTCTTGGAAACTTCTCAAAGGAAAGAGTAATCCAATATTTAGGAGCTTTGAAGCAACAAGGTGCTAACTCTCCTGCATATGTTGAGTTCATGAACTTTGAGCAACAACTTCCAGGGCTTCGTGTAAGACAGAAATATGAAAACTTACTTTCTACTTCAAACTACGCAACTGATCTAGAAGGTAAGAAAGAATACGAAAAGCAAAATACAAAAGCAGATGTTGCTTACTTGTATGTGCCTTTCTACAGTGTAGCTGATTCTTTAGTAGAAGTTTCAAACGGTGAGTTGAAAGACTACTACAACAGCCACAAAGAAGACTTCAAAAGAGACGAAACAAGATCTATCCAGTTTGTAAGTTTCTCAATTGCACCTTCAGCAGATGATAAAGCTGCTTTGGAAAGAGAAGTAAATGGGTTGAAACAACCATTTGCAGAAGCAGTAGACGATTCAGTTTTTGTACAATCAAATACAGAAGCTGCAGCTCCATTCATGAGTGTAAACGCAACTGGTGTTCCTTCAACTTTGGATATCAACAAACTTGAGAAAGGTGAAGTAGCAGGTCCATTCTTTGCTGCAAATGCTTACAGACTTTATAAAGTTATGGACGTAGAGAAAGATACAGTTCTTTCTGCTCGTGCTAGCCATATCTTGATCAAAGCAGGTGATGACAAAGCAGCTGCTAAGAAAGAGGCTCAAGGTATCTTGAATGAAATCAAAGGTGGTGCTGACTTTGCTCAAATGGCAAGAAAGCACGGACAAGACGGTACAAAAGCAAAAGGTGGTGACTTGAACTGGTTCTCTGAAGGAGCTATGGTTAAGCCATTCAATGATGCTGTATTTAAAGCGAAGAAAACAGGTCTTCTTCCAAGATTGGTAGAAACTGAGTTCGGATACCACATCATTGATGTTACTGAAACTGCAACTGACAAGAAAGTAGTTCTTGGAGTAGTTGAAAGACCATTGAATCCTTCTGAGCGTACAATCAACGAAGCATTCACTAAAGCTGGTCGTTTTGCGGCATCAAGCAAAGACAAAGGAGATTTCGAAGAAAATGCTAAAGCTGATTCGTTATTCATCCAACAAGCTATCGATTTGAGAGCTGACGCTAGAAACATCAACAACATCTACGGTGATGAGGTAAGACCATTGATCCGTTGGGCATTTGATGAGGATACAAACAATGGTGACGTATCTGACGAGTTCCAATTGAATGATAACTATGTAGTAGTTAACTTGATCGGATCAAAAGACGAAGGTTATGAGTCTTTCGAGTCAGTAAAAGACCAAGTGAAAAGAGAAGTATTAAAAGCTAAGAAAGGTGAGTATATCGCTAAGAAGTTGAAAGAAACTTCTGCAGACAACCTTGGTGCTATGGCTGCCGCTTACGGTAAAGGTGCTAAAACAGGTTCTGCTGCAGACTTAGCATTTGGTGCAAGCTCTATTTCAGGTATCGGATTTGCTCCTAAGACTATCGGTACTGTATTCACAATGAAAGCTGGCGATGAGTCTGCTCCTATCATTGATGATAATGGTGTTGTAGTTGTAAACGTAGAGAATATCACTAACGCATTGGAAACTGCAGATTATTCAATCTACAAAGGACAAATCAACCAACGTCAGAACAACTCTACTACTTACAAAATTGGTAGAGCAATCACTGACTTGAGTGAAGTAAAAGACAACAGAGCGAAATTCTATTAATAGATATATCGCTTGAAAATATAAACGGGATGTTCTCTTTAGAGAGCATCCCGTTTTTTTATATCATGAAAAATTGAAATTAAGGAACAGGGTCATATCCACTTCCTCCCCAAGGATGGCATTTTCCAATTCTTTTTAAACCAAGCTTAAGCCCTTTTACGGGGCCATGTTTTTTTATTGCTTCAATCATATACTGAGAGCAAGTAGGTGAGTATCTGCAAGAGGCAGGGGTGTAGGGTGATATTCCTTGTTGATAGAACCGAACAAGAAAAATTAATGTCTTCTCAGTAAATGATTTCATCTTTTCGCGTGCGTATTTTTTGTTTTTATATACCTTAAAAATACTAATTCTTGAATGTAAAGTTTCATAATTAAGGTGATTATGAAATGAAAAAGGCTTAGACTTGAGATATATTTTTACTCTGAAGTGAGTTGGAAGTATTTAAAGGTATTAGATTAATAGAATGATTTAAAGTCATTAAAATTAGGTGTATTTGCTTTGACGAATATCTTAAATGCTTGATTTTAGAAAGATTTGACTCTAATGTGGTATATTTTTGTTTAAAAAAATTACATAACCGTATTAGTAAATCTGTAAATTCCTATTAAATTGCCAATGCGATTTTAAACAAATGCTAATAATCAAAAGCGACAACAGATGAGTGTTCTTGTAAATAAAGATTCCAAGGTCATAGTCCAAGGTTTTACAGGGTCAGAGGGAACGTTTCACGCGTCTCAAATGATCGAGTACGGAACAAATGTAGTAGGTGGAGTAACTCCAGGAAAAGGAGGACAACTTCATTTAGATCGACCAGTATTCAATACAGTTTCAGATGCAGTAGAAGCTACTGAGGCAAACGTATCAATTATTTTTGTACCGCCAGCATTCGCAGCAGATGCTATTATGGAAGCTGCTGAAGCGGGTATCAAAGTTATTATAACTATTACAGAAGGTATTCCTGTAGCTGATATGGTGAAAGTGAAAGAATACTTGGTAGGTAAAGATGTTCGTATGATCGGACCAAACTGTCCAGGTGTTATCACTCCAGAAGAAGCTAAAGTAGGTATCATGCCTGGTTTTATCTTTAAGAAAGGTAGAGTAGGTATCGTATCAAAATCAGGAACTCTTACTTATGAAGCTGCAGACCAAATTGTGAAAGCAGGTTTTGGTGTTTCTACAGCAATTGGTATTGGTGGAGACCCAATCATTGGTACAACTACGAAAGAAGCTGTTGAGTTGTTGATGAATGACGATGAAACTGATGCTATCGTGATGATCGGTGAGATTGGTGGTAACCTAGAAGCTGACGCTGCAAGATGGATTCAATCTCAAGGAAATCCTAAACCAGTTGTTGGATTTATCGCAGGTCAAACTGCTCCTAAAGGTAAGAGAATGGGACACGCTGGTGCTATCATTGGTGGAGCTGACGATACAGCTGAAGCTAAAATGAGAATCATGGGTGAGTGTGGCATTCACGTAGTACAATCTCCAGCAGATATCGGAGAAACTATGGTTAAAGCTTTGAACGAGTTGGCAAAAGCTTAATAACATAGTACAAAATAAATAAAAAGGCGATACTCTTTATTTCAAGAGTATCGCCTTTTTTATCGTTTATAATTTGTTATTTCGAGCTTCGATATACAGGAGTTGTTTTAGAGAAGGTGACGATGAATGCATCTTTATAACCTTTTCTTTTCATTTCCTGTACCAATCTATTCGCATCTGCTTTACTGTACTCTCTTCCTACCATATACTGATACTTATATTTATTAGAAGTATCGGTTTTAAATACATCAATTCGTCTATTTACAGACTTAAATTTACTAGAGTTCGGATCAACATATTTGATGGAAGACATGATTTGTACTTTGTAATAAGGAAACTTTT from Sediminitomix flava includes:
- a CDS encoding peptidylprolyl isomerase codes for the protein MAIISKIREKSGLAVGAIAIGLIGFVVGGDLLSGNSRLLGSNKQIVGEINGMEIDRQEFETELERQRALYSNQLGQYPAAREMQILRDRAWNAFIEKYAYDAEYDKLGLKVTPEELEDMIKGNNIHPYLKQSPIFLDSLGNFSKERVIQYLGALKQQGANSPAYVEFMNFEQQLPGLRVRQKYENLLSTSNYATDLEGKKEYEKQNTKADVAYLYVPFYSVADSLVEVSNGELKDYYNSHKEDFKRDETRSIQFVSFSIAPSADDKAALEREVNGLKQPFAEAVDDSVFVQSNTEAAAPFMSVNATGVPSTLDINKLEKGEVAGPFFAANAYRLYKVMDVEKDTVLSARASHILIKAGDDKAAAKKEAQGILNEIKGGADFAQMARKHGQDGTKAKGGDLNWFSEGAMVKPFNDAVFKAKKTGLLPRLVETEFGYHIIDVTETATDKKVVLGVVERPLNPSERTINEAFTKAGRFAASSKDKGDFEENAKADSLFIQQAIDLRADARNINNIYGDEVRPLIRWAFDEDTNNGDVSDEFQLNDNYVVVNLIGSKDEGYESFESVKDQVKREVLKAKKGEYIAKKLKETSADNLGAMAAAYGKGAKTGSAADLAFGASSISGIGFAPKTIGTVFTMKAGDESAPIIDDNGVVVVNVENITNALETADYSIYKGQINQRQNNSTTYKIGRAITDLSEVKDNRAKFY
- the yidD gene encoding membrane protein insertion efficiency factor YidD; the encoded protein is MKSFTEKTLIFLVRFYQQGISPYTPASCRYSPTCSQYMIEAIKKHGPVKGLKLGLKRIGKCHPWGGSGYDPVP
- the sucD gene encoding succinate--CoA ligase subunit alpha, which codes for MSVLVNKDSKVIVQGFTGSEGTFHASQMIEYGTNVVGGVTPGKGGQLHLDRPVFNTVSDAVEATEANVSIIFVPPAFAADAIMEAAEAGIKVIITITEGIPVADMVKVKEYLVGKDVRMIGPNCPGVITPEEAKVGIMPGFIFKKGRVGIVSKSGTLTYEAADQIVKAGFGVSTAIGIGGDPIIGTTTKEAVELLMNDDETDAIVMIGEIGGNLEADAARWIQSQGNPKPVVGFIAGQTAPKGKRMGHAGAIIGGADDTAEAKMRIMGECGIHVVQSPADIGETMVKALNELAKA
- a CDS encoding AMP-binding protein, with amino-acid sequence MSTDKPWINNYLEGVSSEIDPDKYKSIVELLEISVLKFAQLPAFECMGKSITYQQLDEYSKAFAAYMQHLGLEKGDRIAIQMPNILQYPVALFGALKAGLTVVNTNPLYTTREMEHQFSDAEVKAVVVVSNFASKVEQVLKTNTSIEHVIITDIGDMLGLLKGTVVNLAVKYLKNMVPSYSIKGSTSFNKILKEGKDMLLTPVDIQPDDHAFLQYTGGTTGVAKGAVLSHKNIITNVEQCQAWMNHLEEGKEVVITPLPLYHVFSLTVNGLMCSTKLGAKIVLITNPRDMKGFIKELKKQPFTVITGVNTLFNALLNQGKFADLDFSNLKLVIAGGMAVNTSVSQRWQKLTGKPLLEGYGLTETSPVVTCQPYAGKIKEGSIGMPFPSVEVVVKDEEGNDLPQGDVGEICVRGTQVTSGYWQREKETAEAFFEGNWFRTGDVGYMDEDGYFYIVDRKKDMINVSGFNVYPNEIEDVLMMHEGVAEVAVIGVPHEKSMEAVKAFVVKKDEHLTDEIVKKFCKQNLTAYKIPKYVEFRTELPKSNVGKVLRKDLRMEELQKYEKIMKKGEK